In a genomic window of Brassica rapa cultivar Chiifu-401-42 chromosome A10, CAAS_Brap_v3.01, whole genome shotgun sequence:
- the LOC103844195 gene encoding uncharacterized protein LOC103844195 isoform X5: MAVQAGVQTSKVLILLGAGVSGSIVLRHGRLSDLIAQLQELLKGAEGVESTPYSYKYDSAALAAQIRQLANEIKELSMINPVTIFNGDSNNSGYASYLVPAAAVGAMGYCYMWWKGWSFSDAMFVTKKNMANAVESFSKQLNDLSETLASTKKHLSKELSKLDWKVEEQTEISKMILNDVTAVKSSISQLGYDFQQINEMISGIEGKIDSLESKQDVTLSGLWHLCQIAGVKDSPATKVFQGLRFLTEGEEGVNVIHNKPVLEKESPLVVKPVEEKTKPAVVTRSRVHRAFPGGISWAQDLTRQS; this comes from the exons ATGGCTGTGCAAGCCGGCGTTCAGACCTCCAAAGTTCTCATCTTACTCGGCGCAG GTGTATCTGGTTCGATCGTGCTGAGACATGGGAGGTTGTCTGACCTAATAGCGCAGCTTCAAGAATTACTCAAAGGAGCTGAAGGAGTTGAAAGCACACCTTATAGTTATAAGTATGACAGTGCCGCCCTAGCTGCTCAG ATTCGACAGCTCGCAAATGAAATCAAAGAGCTAAGTATGATTAATCCAGTTACCATATTTAACGGAGATTCAAACAACAGTG GCTATGCTTCTTACCTGGTTCCAGCGGCCGCCGTTGGAGCTATGGGATACTGTTACATGTGGTGGAAG GGTTGGTCATTCTCCGATGCAATGTTTGTGACAAAGAAAAATATGGCTAATGCAGTTGAATCTTTTTCGAAACAACTAAACGACTTGTCAGAAACACTAGcg TCAACAAAGAAACATCTTTCTAAGGAACTATCGAAATTGGATTGGAAGGTGGAAGAGCAGACAGAGATATCTAAAATGATCTTAAATGAT GTAACAGCCGTGAAATCAAGCATATCGCAACTTGGGTATGACTTTCAACAAATTAATGAAATGATATCTGGAATA GAAGGGAAGATTGACAGTCTTGAAAGCAAACAA GATGTGACCCTCTCGGGACTATGGCATCTATGTCAAATTGCAGGAGTTAAAGACAGTCCAGCTACTAAAGTCTTTCAG GGTCTGCGGTTCCTAACAGAAGGAGAGGAGGGTGTGAACGTGATACACAACAAGCCTGTATTGGAGAAAGAAAGCCCGTTGGTGGTGAAACCAGTGGAGGAGAAAACAAAACCTGCCGTGGTGACAAGAAGCAGAGTTCACAGAGCGTTTCCCGGTGGAATATCTTGGGCACAAGACCTTACCAGACAATCATAA
- the LOC103844195 gene encoding uncharacterized protein LOC103844195 isoform X1: MAVQAGVQTSKVLILLGAGVSGSIVLRHGRLSDLIAQLQELLKGAEGVESTPYSYKYDSAALAAQIRQLANEIKELSMINPVTIFNGDSNNSGYASYLVPAAAVGAMGYCYMWWKGWSFSDAMFVTKKNMANAVESFSKQLNDLSETLASTKKHLSKELSKLDWKVEEQTEISKMILNDVTAVKSSISQLGYDFQQINEMISGIEGKIDSLESKQVNLIYIHQPVDIISFLKSYLIGTLFCWLNSQDVTLSGLWHLCQIAGVKDSPATKVFQDVGAKLPIDAKPSSSNSLSGLRFLTEGEEGVNVIHNKPVLEKESPLVVKPVEEKTKPAVVTRSRVHRAFPGGISWAQDLTRQS, from the exons ATGGCTGTGCAAGCCGGCGTTCAGACCTCCAAAGTTCTCATCTTACTCGGCGCAG GTGTATCTGGTTCGATCGTGCTGAGACATGGGAGGTTGTCTGACCTAATAGCGCAGCTTCAAGAATTACTCAAAGGAGCTGAAGGAGTTGAAAGCACACCTTATAGTTATAAGTATGACAGTGCCGCCCTAGCTGCTCAG ATTCGACAGCTCGCAAATGAAATCAAAGAGCTAAGTATGATTAATCCAGTTACCATATTTAACGGAGATTCAAACAACAGTG GCTATGCTTCTTACCTGGTTCCAGCGGCCGCCGTTGGAGCTATGGGATACTGTTACATGTGGTGGAAG GGTTGGTCATTCTCCGATGCAATGTTTGTGACAAAGAAAAATATGGCTAATGCAGTTGAATCTTTTTCGAAACAACTAAACGACTTGTCAGAAACACTAGcg TCAACAAAGAAACATCTTTCTAAGGAACTATCGAAATTGGATTGGAAGGTGGAAGAGCAGACAGAGATATCTAAAATGATCTTAAATGAT GTAACAGCCGTGAAATCAAGCATATCGCAACTTGGGTATGACTTTCAACAAATTAATGAAATGATATCTGGAATA GAAGGGAAGATTGACAGTCTTGAAAGCAAACAAGTAAATCTTATTTACATCCACCAACCAGTTGACATAATCAGTTTTCTTAAATCCTATTTAATTGGAACACTTTTCTGCTGGTTAAACTCTCAGGATGTGACCCTCTCGGGACTATGGCATCTATGTCAAATTGCAGGAGTTAAAGACAGTCCAGCTACTAAAGTCTTTCAG GATGTTGGTGCGAAATTACCTATTGATGCAAAACCATCATCTAGCAATTCTCTATCG GGTCTGCGGTTCCTAACAGAAGGAGAGGAGGGTGTGAACGTGATACACAACAAGCCTGTATTGGAGAAAGAAAGCCCGTTGGTGGTGAAACCAGTGGAGGAGAAAACAAAACCTGCCGTGGTGACAAGAAGCAGAGTTCACAGAGCGTTTCCCGGTGGAATATCTTGGGCACAAGACCTTACCAGACAATCATAA
- the LOC103844195 gene encoding uncharacterized protein LOC103844195 isoform X4: protein MAVQAGVQTSKVLILLGAGVSGSIVLRHGRLSDLIAQLQELLKGAEGVESTPYSYKYDSAALAAQIRQLANEIKELSMINPVTIFNGDSNNSGYASYLVPAAAVGAMGYCYMWWKGWSFSDAMFVTKKNMANAVESFSKQLNDLSETLASTKKHLSKELSKLDWKVEEQTEISKMILNDVTAVKSSISQLGYDFQQINEMISGIEGKIDSLESKQDVTLSGLWHLCQIAGVKDSPEDVGAKLPIDAKPSSSNSLSGLRFLTEGEEGVNVIHNKPVLEKESPLVVKPVEEKTKPAVVTRSRVHRAFPGGISWAQDLTRQS, encoded by the exons ATGGCTGTGCAAGCCGGCGTTCAGACCTCCAAAGTTCTCATCTTACTCGGCGCAG GTGTATCTGGTTCGATCGTGCTGAGACATGGGAGGTTGTCTGACCTAATAGCGCAGCTTCAAGAATTACTCAAAGGAGCTGAAGGAGTTGAAAGCACACCTTATAGTTATAAGTATGACAGTGCCGCCCTAGCTGCTCAG ATTCGACAGCTCGCAAATGAAATCAAAGAGCTAAGTATGATTAATCCAGTTACCATATTTAACGGAGATTCAAACAACAGTG GCTATGCTTCTTACCTGGTTCCAGCGGCCGCCGTTGGAGCTATGGGATACTGTTACATGTGGTGGAAG GGTTGGTCATTCTCCGATGCAATGTTTGTGACAAAGAAAAATATGGCTAATGCAGTTGAATCTTTTTCGAAACAACTAAACGACTTGTCAGAAACACTAGcg TCAACAAAGAAACATCTTTCTAAGGAACTATCGAAATTGGATTGGAAGGTGGAAGAGCAGACAGAGATATCTAAAATGATCTTAAATGAT GTAACAGCCGTGAAATCAAGCATATCGCAACTTGGGTATGACTTTCAACAAATTAATGAAATGATATCTGGAATA GAAGGGAAGATTGACAGTCTTGAAAGCAAACAA GATGTGACCCTCTCGGGACTATGGCATCTATGTCAAATTGCAGGAGTTAAAGACAGTCCAG AGGATGTTGGTGCGAAATTACCTATTGATGCAAAACCATCATCTAGCAATTCTCTATCG GGTCTGCGGTTCCTAACAGAAGGAGAGGAGGGTGTGAACGTGATACACAACAAGCCTGTATTGGAGAAAGAAAGCCCGTTGGTGGTGAAACCAGTGGAGGAGAAAACAAAACCTGCCGTGGTGACAAGAAGCAGAGTTCACAGAGCGTTTCCCGGTGGAATATCTTGGGCACAAGACCTTACCAGACAATCATAA
- the LOC103844197 gene encoding transcription initiation factor TFIID subunit 6, with the protein MSIVPKETIEVIAQSIGITNLSPEAALMLAPDVEYRVREIMQEAIKCMRHSKRTTLTASDVDGALNLRNLEPIYGFGSGGPIRFRKAIGHRDLFYTDDREVDFKDVIEAPLPKAPLDTEIVCHWLAIEGVQPAIPENAPLEVIRAPAENQIYQQKDGPLIDIRLPVKHVLSKELQLYFQKIAELTLSKSNPSLFKEALVSLASDSGLHPLVPYFTNFIADEVSRGLNDFLLLFNLMHVVRSLLQNPHIHIEPYLHQLMPSVVTCLVSRKLGNRFADNHWDLRDFTANLVALICKRFGNTYITLQSRLTKTLVNALLDPKKALTQHYGAIQGLAALGHNVVRLLVLSNLEPYLSLLEPELDAEKQKNQMKSYEAWRVYGAILRAAGLCIHDRLKIFPTLPSPSPSFPSKGKGKVISTEPNKRKLGVDSSENRSPHKRLIATDGSDGGPSPMQVDRPTGDANPPQNSVRPSSSEQASDGNAPESRNAKEKDDSKGRAITRKAILDQIWKDDLDSGRLLVKLHQLYGDRILPFIPSTEMSLFL; encoded by the exons ATGAGCATTGTACCTAAGGAAACGATTGAGGTTATAGCACAGAGTATTGGGATTACCAATTTGTCACCTGAGGCTGCACTGATGCTTGCTCCTGATGTTGAGTATCGTGTTCGAGAGATCATGCAG GAAGCTATCAAATGCATGCGTCACTCTAAGAGAACGACTTTAACAGCTTCCGATGTTGATGGTGCTCTCAACTTAAGGAACCTTGAG CCGATATATGGGTTTGGCTCAGGAGGACCGATTCGTTTTAGAAAAGCTATTGGGCATCGGGATTTGTTCTACACTGATGACAGAGAGGTGGATTTCAAAGAT GTGATTGAAGCTCCACTACCAAAAGCTCCTCTTGATACTGAAATTGTCTGTCACTGGCTTGCGATTGAAGGAGTGCAGCCAGCTATACCAGAAAACGCTCCTTTAGAAG TCATTAGAGCACCTGCCGAAAATCAAATTTATCAACAAAAGGACGGACCTCTTATTGACATTAGGCTACCTGTGAAGCATGTATTATCTAAGGAGCTTCAG TTGTACTTCCAAAAGATTGCTGAACTTACATTGAGCAAGTCAAATCCCTCTCTGTTTAAAGAGGCATTAGTGAGCTTGGCCTCAGACTCAGGACTTCATCCCCTAGTTCCATACTTCACAAATTTCATTGCTGATGAG GTATCACGTGGGTTAAATGACTTCCTGCTCCTGTTTAATTTAATGCACGTTGTCAGAAGTCTTCTGCAGAATCCTCATATACACATAGAACCTTAT CTTCACCAGCTGATGCCCTCTGTTGTAACATGCCTTGTATCGAGAAAGCTTGGAAATAGATTTGCCGACAACCATTGGGATCTGAGAGATTTTACTGCGAATCTGGTTGCACTGATATGTAAAAG gtttgGAAACACATACATTACTCTTCAGTCTCGTCTTACGAAAACTTTAGTTAATGCACTTTTGGACCCAAAGAAGGCCTTGACTCAGCACTACGGTGCAATTCAAGGATTAGCGGCTTTAGGGCACAATGTC GTACGCCTTCTTGTTCTGTCAAATCTTGAACCGTATCTGAGTCTTCTCGAACCAGAATTGGATGCTGAGAAGCAAAAGAACCAGATGAAGAGCTACGAAGCTTGGCGTGTATATGGAGCTATACTG cgTGCTGCAGGTCTGTGTATACATGACCGGCTTAAAATCTTCCCAACTCTACCATCTCCATCACCAAGTTTTCCCAGTAAGGGAAAGGGGAAAGTAATCAGTACTGAGCCAA ATAAGCGAAAGCTGGGTGTAGATTCTTCAGAAAACCGGTCACCTCATAAAAGATTGATAGCTACAGATGGGTCAGATGGTGGTCCATCCCCAATGCAAGTAGATAGACCGACGGGAGATGCCAATCCGCCACAAAACTCCGTTCGACCATCCTCGTCAGAACAAGCGTCTGATGGTAACGCACCTGAAAGCAGAAACGCAAAGGAGAAAGATGACAGCAAGGGCCGGGCTATTACCAGGAAAGCTATCCTTGATCAGATTTGGAAAGATGACCTCGATTCCGGACGGCTCTTGGTGAAACTGCACCAACTCTATGGTGATAGGATCCTTCCTTTCATCCCTTCTACAGAGATGTCATTATTCCTCTAA
- the LOC103844192 gene encoding putative BPI/LBP family protein At1g04970 isoform X1, which produces MDVIRWCYFLLLSQTLFFSPSHTQTDSFTSILISQNGLDFVKNLLVNKAIASIIPLQIPRIEKSVKIPFLGGIDVVVSNLTIYELDVASSYVKLGETGVVIVASGTTCNLSMNWHYSYATWIPPMEISDQGIASVQVEGMEIGLSLGLQSNEGGLKLSLSECGCHVKDISIELEGGASWFYQGMVNAFKDQIGASVESTIANKLSEGVSDLDSFLQSLPKEIPVDDKAALNVTFTTDPILRDSSITFEIDGLFTKAETNQVLKSSSLRNSAPSSICPGNSKMLGISLDEAVFNSAAALYYNAEFMQWIVDKVPGQDLLNTARWRFIIPQLYRKYPNQDMNLNISLSSPPVVKISEQYVGANVNADLVINVLEADQVIPVACISLEIRGSGALRVMGNNLGGSVKLEDFSMSLKWSNIGNLHLHLLQPIVWTVIQTVFVPYANDHLEKGFPLPIIHGFTLENAEIICSSSEITVCSDIAYLDSSQHPRSGLSLPRSAPWINTLL; this is translated from the exons ATGGATGTTATTAGGTGGTGCTACTTCCTCCTCCTCTCACAAACCCTCTTCTTCTCACCATCCCACACACAGACCGATTCATTCACATCAATTCTCATATCCCAAAACGGCCTCGATTTCGTGAAAAACCTCCTAGTCAACAAAGCAATCGCGTCGATTATACCTCTCCAGATCCCCAGGATCGAGAAATCAGTGAAAATTCCGTTCTTAGGAGGAATAGATGTCGTCGTCTCGAACCTCACGATATACGAGCTTGATGTTGCCTCCTCTTATGTCAAGCTTGGTGAGACAGGTGTCGTCATCGTCGCTTCGGGGACGACTTGCAATTTGAGTATGAATTGGCATTACTCTTATGCCACTTGGATTCCTCCGATGGAAATCTCTGACCAAGGCATAGCATCTGTTCAG GTTGAAGGCATGGAGATTGGGCTCTCTCTAGGCTTGCAAAGCAATGAAGGAGGCTTGAAACTTTCTCTTTCGGAATGTGGATGCCATGTGAAAGACATATCTATTGAGCTCGAAGGAGGAGCTTCATGGTTTTATCAAGG gaTGGTTAATGCATTTAAAGACCAAATTGGAGCAAGTGTGGAAAGTACTATTGCCAATAAGCTCAGTGAAGGAGTCTCAGACCTTGATTCGTTTCTACAAAGCCTTCCAAAGGAGATCCCAGTAGATGATAAAGCTGCGCTCAATGTCACTTTCACCACTGATCCTATACTGAGAGATTCATCCATCACTTTCGAAATCGACGGCTTGTTCACCAAAGCAGAAACGAATCAAGTCTTAAAGTCCTCCTCCTTAAGAAACTCTGCACCTTCATCTATCTGCCCTGGAAATTCTAAAATGCTCGGAATTTCACTGGATGAAGCTGTCTTCAACTCTGCTGCAGCTTTGTACTACAAT GCAGAGTTTATGCAATGGATAGTGGATAAAGTACCAGGTCAGGATCTTCTAAACACTGCTAGGTGGAGGTTCATCATTCCACAACTATACAGGAAGTACCCAAACCAGGATATGAATCTGAACATCAGTTTATCATCGCCTCCGGTTGTAAAGATCTCAGAGCAGTATGTGGGAGCTAATGTGAACGCGGACCTAGTAATCAACGTTCTAGAAGCAGACCAAGTAATACCAGTAGCATGCATCTCCTTG GAGATCCGAGGGTCCGGTGCTCTCAGAGTGATGGGTAATAACCTTGGAGGCAGCGTCAAATTAGAAGATTTCTCCATGTCTTTGAAATGGAGTAACATTGGAAATCTCCATCTGCATCTTCTTCAG CCAATAGTGTGGACGGTTATACAAACGGTGTTTGTGCCATATGCAAATGACCATCTAGAAAAAGGCTTCCCTTTGCCCATAATCCACGGATTCACACTTGAGAATGCTGAAATCATCTGCTCAAGCTCTGAAATCACAGTTTGCAGCGATATCGCCTACTTGGATTCGTCCCAACATCCTCGATCAGGTTTGAGTCTACCAAGATCTGCACCTTGGATAAACACTTTGTTGTAG
- the LOC103844192 gene encoding putative BPI/LBP family protein At1g04970 isoform X2 gives MSADSRLLGKVEGMEIGLSLGLQSNEGGLKLSLSECGCHVKDISIELEGGASWFYQGMVNAFKDQIGASVESTIANKLSEGVSDLDSFLQSLPKEIPVDDKAALNVTFTTDPILRDSSITFEIDGLFTKAETNQVLKSSSLRNSAPSSICPGNSKMLGISLDEAVFNSAAALYYNAEFMQWIVDKVPGQDLLNTARWRFIIPQLYRKYPNQDMNLNISLSSPPVVKISEQYVGANVNADLVINVLEADQVIPVACISLEIRGSGALRVMGNNLGGSVKLEDFSMSLKWSNIGNLHLHLLQPIVWTVIQTVFVPYANDHLEKGFPLPIIHGFTLENAEIICSSSEITVCSDIAYLDSSQHPRSGLSLPRSAPWINTLL, from the exons ATGAGTGCTGATTCTCGCCTTCTCGGTAAGGTTGAAGGCATGGAGATTGGGCTCTCTCTAGGCTTGCAAAGCAATGAAGGAGGCTTGAAACTTTCTCTTTCGGAATGTGGATGCCATGTGAAAGACATATCTATTGAGCTCGAAGGAGGAGCTTCATGGTTTTATCAAGG gaTGGTTAATGCATTTAAAGACCAAATTGGAGCAAGTGTGGAAAGTACTATTGCCAATAAGCTCAGTGAAGGAGTCTCAGACCTTGATTCGTTTCTACAAAGCCTTCCAAAGGAGATCCCAGTAGATGATAAAGCTGCGCTCAATGTCACTTTCACCACTGATCCTATACTGAGAGATTCATCCATCACTTTCGAAATCGACGGCTTGTTCACCAAAGCAGAAACGAATCAAGTCTTAAAGTCCTCCTCCTTAAGAAACTCTGCACCTTCATCTATCTGCCCTGGAAATTCTAAAATGCTCGGAATTTCACTGGATGAAGCTGTCTTCAACTCTGCTGCAGCTTTGTACTACAAT GCAGAGTTTATGCAATGGATAGTGGATAAAGTACCAGGTCAGGATCTTCTAAACACTGCTAGGTGGAGGTTCATCATTCCACAACTATACAGGAAGTACCCAAACCAGGATATGAATCTGAACATCAGTTTATCATCGCCTCCGGTTGTAAAGATCTCAGAGCAGTATGTGGGAGCTAATGTGAACGCGGACCTAGTAATCAACGTTCTAGAAGCAGACCAAGTAATACCAGTAGCATGCATCTCCTTG GAGATCCGAGGGTCCGGTGCTCTCAGAGTGATGGGTAATAACCTTGGAGGCAGCGTCAAATTAGAAGATTTCTCCATGTCTTTGAAATGGAGTAACATTGGAAATCTCCATCTGCATCTTCTTCAG CCAATAGTGTGGACGGTTATACAAACGGTGTTTGTGCCATATGCAAATGACCATCTAGAAAAAGGCTTCCCTTTGCCCATAATCCACGGATTCACACTTGAGAATGCTGAAATCATCTGCTCAAGCTCTGAAATCACAGTTTGCAGCGATATCGCCTACTTGGATTCGTCCCAACATCCTCGATCAGGTTTGAGTCTACCAAGATCTGCACCTTGGATAAACACTTTGTTGTAG
- the LOC103844195 gene encoding uncharacterized protein LOC103844195 isoform X2, producing the protein MAVQAGVQTSKVLILLGAGVSGSIVLRHGRLSDLIAQLQELLKGAEGVESTPYSYKYDSAALAAQIRQLANEIKELSMINPVTIFNGDSNNSGYASYLVPAAAVGAMGYCYMWWKGWSFSDAMFVTKKNMANAVESFSKQLNDLSETLASTKKHLSKELSKLDWKVEEQTEISKMILNDVTAVKSSISQLGYDFQQINEMISGIEGKIDSLESKQVNLIYIHQPVDIISFLKSYLIGTLFCWLNSQDVTLSGLWHLCQIAGVKDSPATKVFQGLRFLTEGEEGVNVIHNKPVLEKESPLVVKPVEEKTKPAVVTRSRVHRAFPGGISWAQDLTRQS; encoded by the exons ATGGCTGTGCAAGCCGGCGTTCAGACCTCCAAAGTTCTCATCTTACTCGGCGCAG GTGTATCTGGTTCGATCGTGCTGAGACATGGGAGGTTGTCTGACCTAATAGCGCAGCTTCAAGAATTACTCAAAGGAGCTGAAGGAGTTGAAAGCACACCTTATAGTTATAAGTATGACAGTGCCGCCCTAGCTGCTCAG ATTCGACAGCTCGCAAATGAAATCAAAGAGCTAAGTATGATTAATCCAGTTACCATATTTAACGGAGATTCAAACAACAGTG GCTATGCTTCTTACCTGGTTCCAGCGGCCGCCGTTGGAGCTATGGGATACTGTTACATGTGGTGGAAG GGTTGGTCATTCTCCGATGCAATGTTTGTGACAAAGAAAAATATGGCTAATGCAGTTGAATCTTTTTCGAAACAACTAAACGACTTGTCAGAAACACTAGcg TCAACAAAGAAACATCTTTCTAAGGAACTATCGAAATTGGATTGGAAGGTGGAAGAGCAGACAGAGATATCTAAAATGATCTTAAATGAT GTAACAGCCGTGAAATCAAGCATATCGCAACTTGGGTATGACTTTCAACAAATTAATGAAATGATATCTGGAATA GAAGGGAAGATTGACAGTCTTGAAAGCAAACAAGTAAATCTTATTTACATCCACCAACCAGTTGACATAATCAGTTTTCTTAAATCCTATTTAATTGGAACACTTTTCTGCTGGTTAAACTCTCAGGATGTGACCCTCTCGGGACTATGGCATCTATGTCAAATTGCAGGAGTTAAAGACAGTCCAGCTACTAAAGTCTTTCAG GGTCTGCGGTTCCTAACAGAAGGAGAGGAGGGTGTGAACGTGATACACAACAAGCCTGTATTGGAGAAAGAAAGCCCGTTGGTGGTGAAACCAGTGGAGGAGAAAACAAAACCTGCCGTGGTGACAAGAAGCAGAGTTCACAGAGCGTTTCCCGGTGGAATATCTTGGGCACAAGACCTTACCAGACAATCATAA
- the LOC103844194 gene encoding protein MITOFERRINLIKE 1, chloroplastic: MEARLSESLGLPSPNLNHCHLTTDFNSLFTYFSDRTSAQFPAVRKKSLTKSRKPSPPFASASVSDSNPGSGFLKWMKPASRSSPKIQTLMKHLSVFERALIGAGGGGIAGAFTYVCLLPLDTIKTKLQAKGASQLYSSSFDAVVKTFQERGILGFYSGVSAVIVGSTFSSAVYFGTCEFGKSLLGKFPEFPPVLIPPTAGAMGNIISSAIMVPKELITQRMQVGASGRRSYQVLLEILEKDGILGLYAGYSATLLRNLPAGVLSYSSFEYLKAAVLEKTQQNNLEPLQSVCCGALAGAISASITTPLDVVKTRLMTQVHVEAANKLGAAMYDGVAGTVKQILKEEGLVGFTRGMGPRVVHSACFSAIGYFAFETARLTILNEYLKRKQDSEAATVDA; this comes from the exons ATGGAAGCTAGACTCTCGGAGAGCCTCGGCCTCCCCTCTCCGAATCTCAACCACTGCCACCTCACCACCGATTTCAACTCCCTCTTCACTTACTTCTCCGATCGCACCTCCGCTCAATTCCCCGCCGTCAGAAAAAAATCTCTAACCAAATCGAGAAAACCATCTCCTCCGTTCGCATCGGCTTCAGTCTCAGATTCCAATCCCGGCTCCGGATTCCTGAAATGGATGAAGCCTGCGTCGCGAAGCAGCCCAAAGATCCAAACGCTGATGAAACACCTCTCCGTCTTCGAGCGCGCCTTAATCGGCGCGGGAGGCGGCGGAATCGCCGGCGCCTTCACCTACGTCTGCCTCCTCCCGCTGGACACGATCAAAACGAAGCTCCAGGCGAAAGGAGCCTCTCAATTGTACAGCAGCAGCTTCGACGCCGTAGTGAAAACTTTTCAAGAGAGAGGGATTCTAGGTTTCTACAGCGGCGTCTCCGCCGTGATCGTCGGCTCCACGTTCTCCTCCGCGGTGTATTTCGGCACGTGCGAGTTCG GTAAGTCTCTCCTCGGCAAGTTCCCGGAGTTTCCTCCCGTTCTCATCCCTCCCACGGCCGGCGCCATGGGGAACATTATCTCGTCGGCTATAATGGTTCCCAAAGAGCTCATCACGCAGAGGATGCAGGTCGGAGCTAGCGGGAGGAGGTCGTATCAGGTTTTGCTCGAGATTCTAGAGAAAGATGGGATCTTGGGGCTGTACGCTGGCTACTCCGCCACATTGCTGAGGAACTTACCGGCGGGTGTGCTTAGTTACTCGTCGTTTGAGTATCTTAAAGCTGCTGTTTTGGAGAAGACGCAGCAGAACAATCTCGAGCCTCTTCAGAGCGTTTGCTGCGGGGCACTGGCTGGTGCTATATCCGCTTCGATAACCACGCCGTTGGATGTGGTGAAGACGAGGCTGATGACGCAGGTTCACGTGGAGGCGGCGAATAAACTTGGCGCTGCTATGTATGATGGTGTGGCTGGGACGGTGAAGCAGATACTGAAAGAGGAAGGATTGGTTGGTTTTACTCGAGGCATGGGGCCTCGTGTTGTGCATAGCGCCTGCTTCTCGGCGATAGGGTATTTTGCGTTTGAGACTGCGAGGCTGACGATCTTGAATGAGTATTTGAAGAGGAAACAGGATTCCGAAGCAGCTACCGTTGATGCTTGA
- the LOC103844195 gene encoding uncharacterized protein LOC103844195 isoform X3, whose protein sequence is MAVQAGVQTSKVLILLGAGVSGSIVLRHGRLSDLIAQLQELLKGAEGVESTPYSYKYDSAALAAQIRQLANEIKELSMINPVTIFNGDSNNSGYASYLVPAAAVGAMGYCYMWWKGWSFSDAMFVTKKNMANAVESFSKQLNDLSETLASTKKHLSKELSKLDWKVEEQTEISKMILNDVTAVKSSISQLGYDFQQINEMISGIEGKIDSLESKQDVTLSGLWHLCQIAGVKDSPATKVFQDVGAKLPIDAKPSSSNSLSGLRFLTEGEEGVNVIHNKPVLEKESPLVVKPVEEKTKPAVVTRSRVHRAFPGGISWAQDLTRQS, encoded by the exons ATGGCTGTGCAAGCCGGCGTTCAGACCTCCAAAGTTCTCATCTTACTCGGCGCAG GTGTATCTGGTTCGATCGTGCTGAGACATGGGAGGTTGTCTGACCTAATAGCGCAGCTTCAAGAATTACTCAAAGGAGCTGAAGGAGTTGAAAGCACACCTTATAGTTATAAGTATGACAGTGCCGCCCTAGCTGCTCAG ATTCGACAGCTCGCAAATGAAATCAAAGAGCTAAGTATGATTAATCCAGTTACCATATTTAACGGAGATTCAAACAACAGTG GCTATGCTTCTTACCTGGTTCCAGCGGCCGCCGTTGGAGCTATGGGATACTGTTACATGTGGTGGAAG GGTTGGTCATTCTCCGATGCAATGTTTGTGACAAAGAAAAATATGGCTAATGCAGTTGAATCTTTTTCGAAACAACTAAACGACTTGTCAGAAACACTAGcg TCAACAAAGAAACATCTTTCTAAGGAACTATCGAAATTGGATTGGAAGGTGGAAGAGCAGACAGAGATATCTAAAATGATCTTAAATGAT GTAACAGCCGTGAAATCAAGCATATCGCAACTTGGGTATGACTTTCAACAAATTAATGAAATGATATCTGGAATA GAAGGGAAGATTGACAGTCTTGAAAGCAAACAA GATGTGACCCTCTCGGGACTATGGCATCTATGTCAAATTGCAGGAGTTAAAGACAGTCCAGCTACTAAAGTCTTTCAG GATGTTGGTGCGAAATTACCTATTGATGCAAAACCATCATCTAGCAATTCTCTATCG GGTCTGCGGTTCCTAACAGAAGGAGAGGAGGGTGTGAACGTGATACACAACAAGCCTGTATTGGAGAAAGAAAGCCCGTTGGTGGTGAAACCAGTGGAGGAGAAAACAAAACCTGCCGTGGTGACAAGAAGCAGAGTTCACAGAGCGTTTCCCGGTGGAATATCTTGGGCACAAGACCTTACCAGACAATCATAA